The following DNA comes from Allobranchiibius huperziae.
TTCACCCCCGGGGCGGCGTCCGCACCGCCGAACTGGTTACTGAAGACGGCGGAGAAGAGAGCCAGCATCAGCACGGGGAAGAGGAACACGAAGAACAGGGCCTCCCTCTCGCGCACGAATTCGCGCAACTCGATGCCGGTCCGGTCGATGCCCAGGGTCAGGGTGCGCATCAGAACTCCTCTCGGGTGGGGGTGGTGGCGGCGATCAGCCGCAGATAGGTGTCCTCGAGAGACGGGCGGCGTACCTGCAGGCCGGGCACCTCGGCACCGAGTTGCTCCTGGAGGCGTCGCACGGTCGCCGTGGGCGTGCTGGTCTGCTCCTCGCGTACGCCGTCCGCTGCGTGCCAACTCACGGTCGCCACCGCCGCCTCCCGCCCGCCGAGTGCCTGCGGCGTGTCCAGGGCCACCAGCCGGCCGTTCGCCATCACGGCCACCCGGTCGGCGAGGTGCTCGGCCTCCTCCAGGTAGTGCGTGGTGAGCAGGATGGTCGTGCCGTCGCGCGCCAGCCCGGCGATCAGCTCCCAGAACGCCCGTCGCGCCTCCGGGTCGAAACCCGTGGTGGGCTCGTCCAGGAAGAGCAGTTCGGGGGCGCCGATGATGCCGAGCGCGACATCCACCCGGCGCCGCAGACCTCCGCTCAGCGACCCGATCCGCTTGTCCGCGTGCTCGCCCAGCCCGACGACGTCCAGGGTCTCCCCGACGTCGCGGGGGGTGCTGTAGGAGCGCGCCACGCTCCGGACCACCTCCCGGGCGGTTAACGACCCCAGCCCGGTGCTCGTCTGCGCCACGATGCCGATCCGGTCCAGCCAGGACCGGCGGGCGCTCGGGGCGGCGCCCAGCACCGCCATCTGCCCGCCGTCCGGTGTCGTGTATCCCTCCAGCATCTCCACGGTCGTGGTCTTGCCGGCGCCGTTGGGCCCGAGCAGGGCGAGCACCTCTCCGTGCCGCACCTGCAGATCCAGGGCATCGACGGCGACCCGGTCGCCGTACCGCTTGCTCAGTCCCGTCGTGTCGATCGCGAGGTCAGCCATATCGTCAGCATCGCGATCCGGCCGATGCCCGCGCGACGCCCGAACGGTCTACTCGGCGTCCACCGATCGGTGGACGCCGAAGACTCAGCCGAGGACGCGCTCGAGGTAGGGGTTACCGAAAACGCGACTCGGATCGAGCGCGTCGCGCAGCGCGACGAAGTCATCGAATCGTTCGTAGCGCGAACGCAGTTCAGCGGCGTCCAGGTCGTGCATCTTGCCCCAGTGCGGCCGCGCGTCGTGGTCGCGCAGCATCGACCAGAACGCCTCGAAGTACGCGCGGTGGTCACGTCGGTGGTACTGGTGCACCGCGACGTACCCCGTCTCCCGCCCGTACGCCGTCGACAGCCACAGGTCGTCGGCCGCCGCGAACCGCACCTCGACGGGGAACGGGATCCGCGCGTCGTGCCGGTCGCACCAGGTGCGCAGCTGACGCAGCAGATCCGGCACCGCCGCGCGCGGCACGCTGTACTCGCTCTCCCGGAAACGCACCGTGCGGCGGGTGGCGAAGACGTCGTACGACGTGTCGGTGTAGGTGCGCGCCGAGAGCGCCCGGGCGACGACCTGGTTGGCGGCAGGCGTCAGCCGCGGCACGCGGGTGAGCAGGCGGTTGACGCCCTCGAAGACGGTGTTGGACAGCAGGTCGTCGTCGAGCCGCGCGCGCCACGCGGGCAGGGGGTCGCGGCGCGCGACGTCGGCCACCCTGGTGTTGGTCTTGGTCTGCACCCGATCGGTGTGCGGGAACCAGTAGAACTCGAAATGGTCTGCGGCATCGACGGTCTCGTCCAGTGACGCCAACACGGAGTCGAGCACATCCGGCTGCTCGTGCGCCTGCAACAGGAACGACGGGACGCATTGGATCTGCAACGCCGTCACGATCCCGAGCGCGCCGAGCGACAGCGCGACACCGCCCCACTCGGGGTCGTCGCGGTCGTATCGCCGCACCTCTCCGTCGGCCGTCACCAGCTCCACTCCGGTGAGCTGACCGGCCAGCCCGGTGTACGCCGCGCCGGTCCCGTGGGTGCCCGTCGACACGGCCCCGGCGATGGTCTGCCGGTCGATGTCGCCCATGTTCGTGAGCGCGAGGCCCTCCCTGGCGAGCAGCGGCCCGAGCACGTGCAGCGGCGTACCGGCACCGACCCACACCCGCGCCGTCTCGCGGTCGACCGCCCGCACTCCGCTCAGGCGGTCCACTCGCACGAGCACGTCCGTCGCCTCGGCGATCGCGGTGAAGGAGTGGCCAGAGCCGACCACCTTGAGCGCGCCCCCGGAGGCTGCCGTCATCCGGCACAGCTCCTGCGCGTGCGGCACGTCGCGCACCATCACCTCGGCGCGCGGCGTTGCACGCACGGTGCCCGCCCAGTTCGTCCACTCCGCCACCGGTACCTCCTGTGCTCCTCGATCCGTCCCGGACCTGCTGACCCGGCTGAGCTGACGGTGTTCACGTTCGTTGACGCCGTTCGAACGCCGTCAACGAACGCGAACGCCGTCAGCGTGCACCCCGGGGCGACAGCTGTCAGCCGAAAGTGCGCCCCTCACCTCGGTACGTCAGCGCCCGCTGCACCACCGCACCGTCGCGCACCAGCAGCAGTTCGTCGAACCGCTCGCACATCTCACCGGCCTTGGCGTAGCGGAACCACACGGGATCGCCCACCCGCAGCGACCGGGCGCCCGGCCCGCGCAGCGGGGTCTGCACCTCCCCCGCGCCCTCCTGCCCGAAGTACGAGAGACCCTGCGGGTGCACCGGTTTCGGTGTGCGGGACTTCGACGCCGGGCCGGACGCGACGTACCCGCCCGCGAAGGTGACGGCGACGGCGGGCGTCGGCTTGCGCACCACGGGCGACACGAAGTACGCCGCCGGCGTCAGGCCGCTGTCGTCGTAGGAGTCGAAGAGGGTCGGCGTGAAGAGGCCCGAACCCGCGGCGATCTCGGTCACCGACGGGTCGCGCCGGGTGGCCGCGATGCTGCCGGTGCCTCCGCCGTTGACGAACTCCAGCGGCGAGATCTCTGCGACGGCCCGCACGATCTCCGTGCGCCGCGGCAGCAACTGCGCCATCGAGCGGAGCTTCATCGCGCGGACGACGCGGCTGCTGTCGGGCACGCCCGCCACCTGGGCCTCGTAGAACATCAGCCCGACCAGCGTCACTCCGGGGGTGTCCGCCACCAGCCGGGCGATACGACACACCTCCTGCGTGGTGTGCACGCTGGAGCGGTGCACGCCGAGGTGCAGGCGACCGATCCGCAGCGACGCGTCCACGTCGATGCACACCCGCAACGGGGTCGTGCCCGCGGCGGCCGCGAGCATCGCCACGTGCTCGGGCAGATCCACCATGAAGGTGACCTGTTCCGCCAGCGACGGCGCCGCCGCCGTATCGGCGATGGTCTCGGAGTCGACCGTGGGATAGCCGACCACCACGTCGCGCACGCCGCACGACACCAGCCAGGCGGCCTCGGCGGCGGAGTAGGCGAGCACCCCGGAGAAGCCGGGCGACTCCAGCGCCCGCTCGATCAGCGCGCGGCAGCGCACCGACTTGGAGGCCAGCCGCAGCGGCCTCCCCTGCGCCCTCGCCACCATGGCGGCGAGGTTGGCGTCGAACGCGTCGAGGTCGACCACCGCGGTCGGAGCCGCGGGCGCCGGCACCGACGACCACAGGTCGCCGCCCGGCACGCCCGACTCCGTCCGGACACGGCCCACCCGCGGGCGGGAGGGTTCGTGCGCGGACACCGGGTCAGACCGTGCGCTCGGCCACGGAGATCGGCAGGGCCCGCAGGGCCTGTACGGCGTCCCCGTCGGGCAGGTCCGCGAGCAGGTCGGCCGCCTGGTTCGCGACGGACATCGTGTGGTCGCGCGCCTGCTGCATGGCCTTGTGCGCCCGCAGCAGACCGAGCGCCTCGTCCAGCTCGGCGGGATCGGAGATTGGGCGCGACAGCAGCTGCTGCAGGCGCGCGTCGTTCGGGTCGGCCGACGATCGCACGTAGAGGACCGGCAGCGTGGTGACGCCCTCGCGCAGGTCGGTGCCGGCCTTCTTGCCGGACTCCTCCTGGTCGGAGGTGATGTCGATCAGGTCGTCGGACAGTTGGAAGACCATGCCGAGCAGCTCGCCGTACCGCACTACGCGCTCGATCGTCGTGGCCGGGAGGCCGCTGAAGATCCCGCCGTAGCGCGCGGCCAGCGAGATCAACGAGCCCGTCTTGTCCTCCAGCACCCGCAGGTAGTAGGCCATCGGGTCCTGACCCTCGGGCGCCTGCCGGTCGTCCTCGATCTGTCCCGCGCACAGCCGCACGAAGGTGTCGGCCTGGATCCGCACGGCTTCGGCACCGAGACCGGCGACCAGCTGGGAGGCCCGCCCGAAGAGCAGGTCGCCGATGAGGATCGCGGTGGAGTTGTCGTAGACGACATTGGCCGCGGTCACCCCGCGCCGCAGCGTCGCCTCGTCCATCACGTCGTCGTGGTAGAGCGACGCGAGGTGGGTCAGCTCGACCCCGGCAGCGGCGTCGATGACGCGCTCGTTGCACCCGGTGCCGAGCTCGCTCACGAGCAGGGTCAGCAGCGGCCGGAACCGCTTGCCCCCCGCGTCCAGCAGGTGCCGGGAAGCGCCGGCGATGAACGGCTCGTCGTGCCGCAGCACCTCGCGCAGTCGTTGGTCGACCAGCTCCAGCCCGTCGCTCAACCGTTGGTCGAAGGCGCTGTCGAGGCCGGGTACGACGGTCACTCCGGTGACCTCATCGCATGAACTGCGAGTAGTTGTGCGCCATGTCCAGCAGCGGCGTCGGGAAGACGCCGAGGGCCACGGTGAGCACGGCCGCGACGGTCACGGCGATGCCGGTGAGCGCCGACGGGGTGAGCACGACGGTGTCGCCGGTGGGCTCGGAGAAGTACATGAGCACGATGACCCGCACGTAGACGAAGGCGGCGACGGCGCTGAAGATCACACCGATCAGCGCCAGCCAGGTGCCGCCGTGGCCGACGGCAGCGGAGAAGATCGCGTACTTCGCGGTGAAGAGCGAGGTCAGCGGGATTCCGGCGAAGGCGATCATCATCAGCGCCATGAGCGCCGCGACGACCGGACTCGTCTTGCCCAGGCCGGCCCACTGCGACAGGTGAGTCGCCTCGTTGCCGCCCGAGCGCACCATCGCCACCAGCGCGAAGGCGGCGATCGTGGCGAACCCGTAGGTGATGACGTAGACGATCGTGCCGGACACGGCCTGCCGGTCGAGCGCGACGACGCCGACGAGGATGAAGCCCGCCTGGGTGATCGAGCTGTACGCGAGCAGGCGCTTGATGTCGGTCTGGGTCACCGAGAGCACCGCGCCGACGACCATCGTGAGGATGGCGACGACCACGACGATCGGCTGCCAGTTCCACTTCATCCCGGGGAACGCCACGTAGAAGACGCGCAGGAACGCGCCGAACGCCGCGACCTTGGTGCAGGCGGCCATGAAACCGGCCACCGGGGTCGGGGCGCCCTGGTAGGCGTCCGGGGTCCAGGAGTGGAAGGGCACCGCGCCGATCTTGAAGAGCAGGCCGACCGCGACGAGGAAGATGCCGGGGATCAGGATCCCGTCCCGGCCGCTGCCGGTCGAGACGGCCGACGCGATCGTGCTGAAGTTCAGCGACCCGGCGTACCCGAAGACGAGGGCGGCACCGAACAGGAAGAATGCCGAGGAGAACGCGCCGAGCAGGAAGTACTTCATCGACGCCTCCTGCGACAGCAGGCGGCGGCGCCGGGCGAGCCCGGTCAGGATGTAGAGCGGCAGCGAGAGCACCTCGAGCGCGATGAAGACCGTCAGCAGGTCACCTGCGGCGGGGAAGAGCATCATGCCGCCGACCGCGAAGAGCACCAGCGGGAAGACCTCGGTGGAGGTCGCGCCGAGGCGCACCGCGTTGGTCTCCATGGGCGACCCGGGCACGGACGCGCCGGACTGGGTGAAGGCGTCGATCGAGGAGCTGTCGAAGCGCTCCGCCATCACCAGCACAGCGAGGAAGGACAGCACCAGGACGGTGCCCTGGAACATCAGGGCCGGGCCGTCGATGACGACCGATCCCCCGGCGGTGATCGCCTTGTGGTCGCGCGCGCTGAAGATCAGCGTGAGGAACGCGGCGAGCAGCCCGAGCAGCGTGACGGCCACCTGGACGACGTACCGCGACCTGCGCGGCACGAACGCCTCGATGACCAC
Coding sequences within:
- a CDS encoding D-arabinono-1,4-lactone oxidase gives rise to the protein MVRDVPHAQELCRMTAASGGALKVVGSGHSFTAIAEATDVLVRVDRLSGVRAVDRETARVWVGAGTPLHVLGPLLAREGLALTNMGDIDRQTIAGAVSTGTHGTGAAYTGLAGQLTGVELVTADGEVRRYDRDDPEWGGVALSLGALGIVTALQIQCVPSFLLQAHEQPDVLDSVLASLDETVDAADHFEFYWFPHTDRVQTKTNTRVADVARRDPLPAWRARLDDDLLSNTVFEGVNRLLTRVPRLTPAANQVVARALSARTYTDTSYDVFATRRTVRFRESEYSVPRAAVPDLLRQLRTWCDRHDARIPFPVEVRFAAADDLWLSTAYGRETGYVAVHQYHRRDHRAYFEAFWSMLRDHDARPHWGKMHDLDAAELRSRYERFDDFVALRDALDPSRVFGNPYLERVLG
- a CDS encoding ABC transporter ATP-binding protein, translating into MADLAIDTTGLSKRYGDRVAVDALDLQVRHGEVLALLGPNGAGKTTTVEMLEGYTTPDGGQMAVLGAAPSARRSWLDRIGIVAQTSTGLGSLTAREVVRSVARSYSTPRDVGETLDVVGLGEHADKRIGSLSGGLRRRVDVALGIIGAPELLFLDEPTTGFDPEARRAFWELIAGLARDGTTILLTTHYLEEAEHLADRVAVMANGRLVALDTPQALGGREAAVATVSWHAADGVREEQTSTPTATVRRLQEQLGAEVPGLQVRRPSLEDTYLRLIAATTPTREEF
- a CDS encoding polyprenyl synthetase family protein is translated as MTVVPGLDSAFDQRLSDGLELVDQRLREVLRHDEPFIAGASRHLLDAGGKRFRPLLTLLVSELGTGCNERVIDAAAGVELTHLASLYHDDVMDEATLRRGVTAANVVYDNSTAILIGDLLFGRASQLVAGLGAEAVRIQADTFVRLCAGQIEDDRQAPEGQDPMAYYLRVLEDKTGSLISLAARYGGIFSGLPATTIERVVRYGELLGMVFQLSDDLIDITSDQEESGKKAGTDLREGVTTLPVLYVRSSADPNDARLQQLLSRPISDPAELDEALGLLRAHKAMQQARDHTMSVANQAADLLADLPDGDAVQALRALPISVAERTV
- a CDS encoding alanine racemase, producing MPGGDLWSSVPAPAAPTAVVDLDAFDANLAAMVARAQGRPLRLASKSVRCRALIERALESPGFSGVLAYSAAEAAWLVSCGVRDVVVGYPTVDSETIADTAAAPSLAEQVTFMVDLPEHVAMLAAAAGTTPLRVCIDVDASLRIGRLHLGVHRSSVHTTQEVCRIARLVADTPGVTLVGLMFYEAQVAGVPDSSRVVRAMKLRSMAQLLPRRTEIVRAVAEISPLEFVNGGGTGSIAATRRDPSVTEIAAGSGLFTPTLFDSYDDSGLTPAAYFVSPVVRKPTPAVAVTFAGGYVASGPASKSRTPKPVHPQGLSYFGQEGAGEVQTPLRGPGARSLRVGDPVWFRYAKAGEMCERFDELLLVRDGAVVQRALTYRGEGRTFG
- the nuoN gene encoding NADH-quinone oxidoreductase subunit NuoN, whose product is MLVIFGVAMLGVVIEAFVPRRSRYVVQVAVTLLGLLAAFLTLIFSARDHKAITAGGSVVIDGPALMFQGTVLVLSFLAVLVMAERFDSSSIDAFTQSGASVPGSPMETNAVRLGATSTEVFPLVLFAVGGMMLFPAAGDLLTVFIALEVLSLPLYILTGLARRRRLLSQEASMKYFLLGAFSSAFFLFGAALVFGYAGSLNFSTIASAVSTGSGRDGILIPGIFLVAVGLLFKIGAVPFHSWTPDAYQGAPTPVAGFMAACTKVAAFGAFLRVFYVAFPGMKWNWQPIVVVVAILTMVVGAVLSVTQTDIKRLLAYSSITQAGFILVGVVALDRQAVSGTIVYVITYGFATIAAFALVAMVRSGGNEATHLSQWAGLGKTSPVVAALMALMMIAFAGIPLTSLFTAKYAIFSAAVGHGGTWLALIGVIFSAVAAFVYVRVIVLMYFSEPTGDTVVLTPSALTGIAVTVAAVLTVALGVFPTPLLDMAHNYSQFMR